Proteins from a genomic interval of Chroococcidiopsis thermalis PCC 7203:
- a CDS encoding AAA family ATPase: MKEELNILIQAQYPLIYLVTSEEERAEQAIATIAQLRPQRRIFIWTVTHGIVEHGQPRHVTQHNTVSPEAAIEWVIRQREPSIFIFKDLHPFIDAPVTTRWLRDAIASFKGTQKTIVLMSPMQQVPIELEKEVVVLDFPLPDLAELNQVLERQLEQNRGRRLTTDAREKLLKAALGLTRDESEKVYRKAQVTAGQLSENEVEVVLSEKKQLIRRNGILEYIEEDATIDAVGGLEELKRWLKQRSNAFTERAREYGLPQPKGMLILGVPGCGKSLIAKTTSRLWGLPLLRLDMGRVYDGSMVGRSEANLRNALKTAESISPTILFIDELDKAFAGTAGSADSDGGTSSRIFGSFLTWMQEKTSPVFVMATANRVERLPGEFLRKGRFDEIFFVDLPTAEERKDIFSIHLLKRKRDLSRFDLDQLAKIADGFSGAEIEQALIAAMYDAFAQDREFTQLDIIAAIKATLPLSRTMTEQVTALREWARQRARPAASSVAEYQRMEF, encoded by the coding sequence ATGAAAGAAGAGCTAAATATTCTCATACAAGCTCAATACCCGCTGATATACCTTGTGACCTCTGAGGAAGAGCGGGCTGAACAAGCAATAGCAACGATCGCCCAGTTAAGACCGCAGCGCCGAATATTCATCTGGACGGTGACGCACGGAATCGTAGAACACGGTCAGCCACGCCACGTCACGCAGCATAATACCGTATCTCCAGAAGCAGCGATCGAGTGGGTGATCCGCCAACGAGAGCCGAGCATATTCATATTTAAGGATTTACACCCCTTTATTGACGCACCAGTAACGACGAGATGGCTGCGAGATGCGATCGCCAGCTTTAAAGGCACGCAGAAAACGATCGTTCTGATGTCACCGATGCAGCAGGTTCCAATCGAATTAGAGAAAGAAGTTGTCGTACTAGACTTCCCGCTCCCCGATTTGGCAGAATTGAACCAAGTATTAGAGCGGCAGTTAGAGCAGAATCGCGGACGGCGGCTGACAACAGATGCCAGAGAGAAATTATTAAAAGCAGCTTTGGGCTTAACGCGAGATGAGTCAGAAAAAGTCTACCGCAAGGCTCAGGTAACAGCGGGACAGCTATCAGAAAATGAAGTAGAAGTCGTCTTATCCGAGAAAAAGCAATTAATCCGGCGCAACGGCATTTTAGAATACATTGAAGAGGATGCCACAATCGATGCCGTTGGTGGTTTAGAAGAGCTGAAACGCTGGCTCAAACAACGTTCTAATGCTTTTACAGAAAGAGCGAGAGAATACGGTCTGCCTCAGCCGAAGGGAATGCTGATTTTAGGGGTTCCTGGGTGTGGTAAATCTTTGATCGCCAAAACGACATCTCGCTTGTGGGGTCTGCCCCTACTTAGGCTAGACATGGGGCGAGTATATGATGGTTCGATGGTAGGGCGTTCTGAAGCTAACCTACGCAATGCCCTCAAAACCGCAGAATCAATCTCGCCGACAATCCTATTTATTGACGAGTTAGATAAAGCCTTTGCAGGTACGGCAGGCTCGGCTGACTCTGACGGTGGTACGTCTAGCCGCATCTTCGGCTCTTTCCTGACCTGGATGCAAGAGAAAACTTCTCCCGTATTCGTGATGGCAACAGCTAACCGCGTGGAAAGATTACCAGGGGAGTTTTTACGTAAAGGGAGATTCGACGAAATCTTCTTTGTGGATCTGCCAACCGCGGAAGAACGCAAAGATATATTTAGCATTCACCTGCTCAAGCGCAAACGGGATCTGTCCCGCTTCGACCTCGATCAATTAGCAAAAATTGCCGATGGGTTCTCTGGTGCAGAGATCGAGCAAGCCTTAATCGCTGCGATGTACGATGCTTTTGCTCAAGATCGAGAGTTTACCCAACTAGATATTATTGCTGCAATTAAAGCCACGCTACCCCTCTCTCGGACAATGACCGAGCAAGTAACGGCTCTGAGAGAATGGGCGAGACAGCGTGCTAGACCAGCAGCATCCTCCGTGGCTGAGTATCAGCGCATGGAGTTTTAA
- a CDS encoding DUF1257 domain-containing protein, which produces MSHFSTLRTKITDAEILKTSLRDLGINVKTEADVRGYNGQRVRSDIVAVLEGEYDLGWSRNSDGSFDLIADLWGVAKKHNQTELINSINQKYAVNKTLAEVKQRGLQNANVKLVVQK; this is translated from the coding sequence ATGTCTCACTTTAGCACTCTGCGTACAAAAATCACCGATGCAGAAATCCTCAAGACTTCTCTGCGCGACTTAGGAATTAATGTTAAGACCGAAGCTGATGTCCGTGGTTACAACGGTCAGCGCGTTCGCTCTGACATCGTAGCAGTTCTAGAAGGCGAATACGATCTGGGTTGGTCTCGCAACAGCGATGGTTCTTTCGATCTAATCGCTGACCTGTGGGGTGTTGCTAAGAAGCACAACCAAACCGAGTTAATTAACTCCATCAACCAAAAGTATGCAGTAAATAAGACTTTGGCAGAAGTCAAGCAGCGCGGTCTGCAAAATGCCAATGTCAAATTGGTCGTGCAAAAATAA
- a CDS encoding CorA family divalent cation transporter has protein sequence MAQVLDFGRDVDEASEKLNELLGILETACTQMEEVCTDLESETETLDESAESVSTNIETLAESLQTALEEFSSNEEETRAELDALQQAMTDIEGKLDEVAQSVEAAQANFESEINESKSELESSLEELKEAFKSLEDTISNTENSVGEGQTEAQEKFDDLTEAIEELQEQIEAFQSELESKFEEVANEISDTQNSNLEKAFSEYSDKLTGEQLDKITSGFEELENNFSESFGDFNEQVTEFADELKERLTEILENTSEHVEDNLKNELQESFENAIQEVVEGMIEEVAENIMMMTTGSSVTGALSPILPALAAAKVATGAIKAVLDCVDIF, from the coding sequence ATGGCACAAGTTCTAGATTTTGGGCGTGACGTTGATGAAGCTAGTGAGAAGCTGAACGAACTATTAGGTATTCTCGAAACTGCTTGTACGCAAATGGAAGAAGTGTGTACCGATCTAGAATCTGAAACTGAAACTTTAGATGAATCTGCCGAGAGCGTTAGTACAAATATTGAAACTTTAGCAGAATCTTTGCAGACAGCTTTAGAAGAGTTTAGCAGTAATGAAGAAGAAACGAGAGCCGAACTCGATGCTTTGCAACAAGCAATGACAGACATTGAAGGAAAATTAGATGAAGTTGCTCAATCTGTAGAAGCAGCTCAGGCTAATTTTGAATCAGAGATTAACGAGAGTAAATCAGAGCTAGAATCAAGCTTAGAAGAATTAAAAGAAGCATTTAAGAGTTTAGAAGATACAATTTCTAATACTGAAAACTCTGTAGGCGAAGGTCAAACAGAAGCTCAGGAAAAATTTGACGATTTAACTGAGGCGATCGAAGAACTTCAGGAACAGATTGAAGCATTCCAAAGTGAGTTGGAATCAAAATTTGAAGAAGTAGCAAACGAAATTAGCGATACTCAAAATTCTAATCTTGAAAAAGCTTTTAGCGAATACAGCGATAAACTCACCGGAGAGCAGTTAGACAAAATCACCTCTGGTTTTGAGGAATTAGAAAATAATTTCAGCGAATCTTTTGGAGATTTTAACGAACAAGTTACTGAATTTGCTGACGAACTCAAAGAACGATTGACCGAAATTCTAGAAAATACTAGCGAACACGTAGAAGATAACCTCAAGAACGAGCTACAAGAATCTTTTGAGAATGCGATTCAGGAAGTTGTAGAAGGAATGATTGAAGAAGTAGCGGAAAACATCATGATGATGACAACAGGTTCGTCTGTAACAGGTGCGCTGAGTCCTATCTTACCAGCGTTAGCTGCTGCCAAGGTTGCTACCGGAGCGATTAAAGCAGTTTTGGATTGTGTCGATATATTCTAA
- a CDS encoding ATP-binding protein, protein MNEQLGQTLTSLSQMASVFPEKLDGLVQLSSEVQAEADRLVSNIEEKQEQIAEILEQIQTALTELKEEATEHQSQLESEIAELESGVESLTEFISEAQGQLSSEIETTQGKISELKEHLDESSSKTERTGEETQSTLTQAQEKIQSGQDKLTSAVEATNKEVEAFQEKLDELKSALSEQIEQFTEDMEKSQGEVGEKIQAMADTFLDLHQEFTTNLNKLSTQTVKGETDELLNQAQEKIQAELKELITEAVKNVTDSVEEMSQKISGSSEDASIARKALEPLFDQLDEFIDPLKDGVEAVKDVAESVGIDFG, encoded by the coding sequence ATGAACGAGCAATTAGGACAAACCCTGACATCGTTATCTCAAATGGCGAGTGTATTTCCTGAAAAACTAGATGGTTTAGTACAACTATCATCGGAAGTCCAAGCAGAAGCCGATCGCCTGGTTAGCAATATTGAAGAAAAGCAAGAGCAGATTGCAGAAATTCTCGAACAAATTCAAACTGCACTAACCGAATTAAAAGAGGAAGCTACAGAGCATCAATCTCAACTTGAAAGTGAAATTGCCGAACTTGAAAGTGGAGTTGAATCTTTAACAGAATTTATCTCTGAAGCTCAAGGACAACTCAGTAGCGAAATTGAAACGACTCAAGGCAAAATTTCAGAACTCAAAGAACATTTGGATGAAAGTAGTTCTAAAACTGAAAGGACGGGTGAAGAAACTCAAAGCACGCTAACACAAGCTCAAGAAAAAATTCAATCCGGTCAAGACAAATTAACTTCTGCTGTAGAAGCAACCAATAAAGAGGTAGAAGCTTTCCAAGAAAAGCTAGACGAATTAAAATCTGCTCTTAGCGAACAGATCGAGCAATTTACTGAAGATATGGAGAAGTCACAAGGAGAAGTTGGTGAAAAGATTCAAGCTATGGCAGATACTTTTCTTGACTTACATCAAGAATTTACTACCAATTTAAATAAATTAAGTACGCAAACCGTCAAAGGCGAAACGGACGAGCTGTTAAATCAAGCTCAAGAAAAAATTCAAGCAGAACTGAAAGAATTAATTACAGAAGCCGTTAAAAACGTGACAGATTCCGTAGAAGAGATGAGTCAGAAAATTTCGGGTTCTAGCGAAGATGCTTCTATTGCTCGTAAAGCATTAGAGCCATTATTCGACCAGCTTGATGAATTTATCGATCCGCTTAAAGATGGAGTTGAAGCTGTGAAAGATGTAGCCGAAAGCGTGGGAATAGATTTTGGCTAA